In Dehalococcoidales bacterium, the genomic window TGTTGGTATCTGGCCGCTGGCAATAGCCTTCGGTGTTTTTGTCGCCACCAGAGTTATTGAGATAGTAGCTTAAAGGAAGGGAATAACCAGAAACAGCATTACATTAGTGAGACCATGAGCCAGGGTCACTCCGAGGAGCGACCCTGTTCTTTTTACTAACCAGGCGAAGAACATCGCTACGGCAAAGACGAAGATTACATCAATCCAGGATTGAAAACCCATGTGCATGACACCGAATAGTACGCTGACGTAGATTATTCCCCACCAGCCACCGATTGACTCCGCAGCAGTACGCTGTAGTACCCCGCGAAAGATGAATTCTTCGACAAAGCCGGTAGTTGCCGCGAGCACCAGGGCAATCGGCAGCACTACGGCCCAACCGAGTTGGCTAACCATCGGCTCGGGCTTCAGGATAAGATACTCCAGCCAGCCGAGAAGAAACCCGCTCGATGCTATCCCCAGCTGCAGGGGAATCGACCTGAGCGGCCTGATGGTAAGGCCAACCTCGTTCCTTTTGTAACCCATGAGGCGCATTACCATGAACCCACCGACCAGCGGCGGAGCATAGATAATAGGAAATCGCAGAAGCGGGGTAACCTGAATCAGGGATAGAATCAAGCTTAAGTCTATTATCCGTAGCAGAGGCAACACCGTCAACGACAGGGCAAGCTGCTGGCGATGCCGGTCGCTGCTCCTCGCGGCGAGCACGATTAACATCGCCATTATTACCGTATGCCCCACCACCCCCCACAGGGGATGAAGGAACATGGTAACTATCTCGGCGC contains:
- a CDS encoding type II CAAX endopeptidase family protein — protein: MNAEAVAEQPKSIVKEAVVYLAAITGAEIVTMFLHPLWGVVGHTVIMAMLIVLAARSSDRHRQQLALSLTVLPLLRIIDLSLILSLIQVTPLLRFPIIYAPPLVGGFMVMRLMGYKRNEVGLTIRPLRSIPLQLGIASSGFLLGWLEYLILKPEPMVSQLGWAVVLPIALVLAATTGFVEEFIFRGVLQRTAAESIGGWWGIIYVSVLFGVMHMGFQSWIDVIFVFAVAMFFAWLVKRTGSLLGVTLAHGLTNVMLFLVIPFL